The following coding sequences are from one Verrucosispora sp. WMMD573 window:
- a CDS encoding response regulator: MGARTLAPVRILVVDDDPGDVLMIEEALATSDVEKVIDVVADGQEAMEFLRREGRHGDAQRPDVILLDLNMPRKDGRQVLGEVKGDEDLRTIPIVVLTTSNADTDIISSYTLQANAYVTKPIDLDDFNDVVHRIDEFFGRVVVLPKRA; the protein is encoded by the coding sequence ATGGGCGCACGTACCCTCGCTCCGGTTCGCATTCTCGTGGTGGACGACGACCCGGGCGACGTGCTCATGATCGAGGAGGCGCTGGCCACCTCGGACGTCGAGAAGGTGATAGACGTGGTGGCCGACGGTCAGGAGGCGATGGAGTTTCTCCGCCGCGAGGGCCGGCACGGCGACGCCCAACGCCCGGACGTGATCCTGCTCGACCTCAACATGCCCCGCAAGGACGGGCGTCAGGTGCTGGGCGAGGTGAAGGGTGACGAGGACCTGCGGACGATCCCGATCGTCGTGCTGACCACCTCGAACGCGGACACCGACATCATCAGCAGCTACACGCTCCAGGCCAACGCCTACGTCACCAAGCCGATCGACCTGGACGACTTCAACGACGTGGTGCACCGGATCGACGAGTTCTTCGGTCGAGTGGTCGTGCTGCCCAAGCGGGCCTGA
- a CDS encoding cobalamin-dependent protein (Presence of a B(12) (cobalamin)-binding domain implies dependence on cobalamin itself, in one of its several forms, or in some unusual lineages, dependence on a cobalamin-like analog.) has translation MTAATEDTSLEAVYPEYLHCLAEADEHAAVEVACGLLDGGVAAERVLLDLVAPAQAEVGERWARNEWSVAQEHAATHISERVVAAVAGYADVRPTRPRIVVACMDGEWHALPARLVAEVLRLRGWQVTFLGASVPAAHLVSYLHRYDAYAVALASALPMRLPHAHRMIEACRRSDVPVLVGGRGFGVDGRWARRLGVPWAGNAPAAAELLGDERTLRAAASVDLAHLADDEYASLVNRRGELIDSALADLAQRFPAIRDHTPAQLDSTVSDLGYILDFLAAALYIDDGSLFTEFIEWLVTILGSRSVPAVTVDASLAHYGRSLHDFPRAVDYLRRGREVLPVVARQAA, from the coding sequence GTGACCGCCGCGACGGAAGACACCTCGCTCGAAGCTGTCTACCCGGAATACCTGCACTGTCTCGCCGAGGCCGACGAGCACGCCGCCGTCGAGGTGGCGTGCGGGCTGCTCGACGGCGGCGTGGCGGCCGAGCGGGTGTTGCTGGATCTGGTCGCGCCGGCGCAGGCCGAGGTGGGGGAGCGATGGGCGCGCAACGAGTGGAGCGTGGCCCAGGAGCACGCGGCGACGCACATCAGCGAGCGGGTCGTGGCGGCGGTCGCCGGGTACGCCGACGTGCGCCCGACCCGCCCCCGGATCGTGGTGGCCTGCATGGACGGGGAGTGGCACGCGCTGCCGGCGCGACTGGTCGCCGAGGTGCTGCGGCTACGCGGCTGGCAGGTCACCTTCCTGGGCGCCAGCGTTCCCGCCGCGCACCTGGTGTCCTACCTGCACCGGTACGACGCGTACGCGGTGGCACTGGCCTCCGCGCTGCCGATGCGGCTACCGCACGCGCACCGGATGATCGAGGCGTGTCGGCGCTCGGACGTGCCGGTGCTGGTGGGTGGTCGGGGTTTCGGTGTGGACGGCCGGTGGGCTCGACGGCTCGGGGTGCCCTGGGCCGGCAACGCGCCCGCCGCTGCCGAACTGCTCGGCGACGAGCGGACCCTGCGTGCGGCGGCGTCTGTCGACCTGGCGCACCTGGCCGACGACGAGTACGCAAGCCTGGTGAACCGGCGCGGCGAGTTGATCGACAGCGCCCTGGCCGACCTGGCGCAGCGGTTTCCGGCCATTCGCGACCACACCCCGGCCCAGTTGGACTCGACGGTGAGCGACCTCGGATACATCCTGGATTTCCTGGCCGCCGCCCTCTACATCGACGACGGCTCGCTGTTCACCGAGTTCATCGAGTGGCTGGTGACCATCCTGGGCAGTCGGAGCGTACCGGCCGTGACGGTGGACGCGTCGCTGGCACACTACGGCCGGTCGCTGCACGACTTTCCCCGGGCGGTGGACTATCTCCGGCGGGGCCGCGAGGTACTGCCGGTTGTCGCCCGGCAAGCCGCCTGA
- a CDS encoding PP2C family protein-serine/threonine phosphatase, with amino-acid sequence MTGADVRDLDPGDGRSATPSATRVSAWRPTNSRSVAALSALERAQGQLAVDWPEVAEHLREGVVLCGPDGTVRHVSPVAQRLLPEVVVGGTVEAVERLAASDQHLRHHGRRLRVRRVPLSAGRSCWYVEDVSDSEQRSVELAAERSRSAFLTMAGDKLGNPLHPDRAAAAVVRLAVPTLAEVAVLVLAPRSGRARWWRASQTADETPTVDRGVIAATALPPAIAESLRGNQPHAVDWLVEQVVDAGWLPGVAATEVAARLVSLPGRDSPAGVLLVARGTGGWYGENDLDLVRAFAARAGAALTTALLYREQAEVADMLQASLLPVEPSAAPGVQWGTAYRPAQAGLRIGGDFYGSHRLPDGGSVFFLGDVSGKGVEAAVFTGQLRQCLHALHRVEQQPARLLRLLNDALLETTLAHGQGRFATMVLGVVRPHRDGGLGLTLAGGGHLPPVVLRASGEVEQLPLNGMLIGVVPDPRIGQVSTRLAPGETCLLYSDGVTEARGGRRGEELFGADRLVQALSGCHRMPAPALAERIEQVTCDWLAQRDHDDIAVLALRATGVANRPQRHLHAVPTVTGPDPEGAAAR; translated from the coding sequence GTGACAGGTGCCGACGTCAGGGACCTCGACCCCGGCGACGGACGGTCTGCCACGCCGAGCGCCACCCGGGTTTCCGCCTGGCGTCCGACCAACTCCCGGTCGGTCGCTGCGCTGTCCGCGCTGGAGCGGGCGCAGGGCCAGCTCGCCGTCGACTGGCCCGAGGTCGCCGAGCATCTCCGCGAAGGCGTGGTGCTGTGCGGTCCGGACGGAACCGTACGGCACGTCAGCCCGGTCGCGCAGCGTCTGCTGCCCGAGGTGGTCGTCGGCGGGACGGTCGAGGCGGTCGAGCGGCTGGCCGCGTCCGATCAACACCTGCGCCATCACGGCCGACGGCTGCGGGTGCGTCGGGTCCCGCTGTCCGCCGGGCGTAGCTGCTGGTACGTCGAGGATGTCAGCGACAGCGAGCAGCGCTCCGTGGAACTGGCCGCCGAGCGGTCCAGATCGGCCTTCCTCACCATGGCCGGCGACAAGCTGGGCAACCCGCTGCACCCGGACCGGGCCGCCGCGGCGGTGGTCCGCCTCGCCGTGCCCACCCTCGCCGAGGTGGCGGTGCTGGTGCTGGCGCCCCGCTCCGGACGGGCCCGCTGGTGGCGGGCCAGCCAGACCGCAGACGAGACACCCACAGTCGATCGCGGGGTGATCGCCGCGACGGCGCTGCCGCCGGCGATCGCCGAGAGCCTGCGGGGTAACCAGCCGCATGCCGTCGACTGGCTGGTCGAGCAGGTCGTCGACGCGGGCTGGCTGCCCGGTGTCGCCGCCACCGAGGTGGCTGCCCGTCTGGTGTCGCTGCCGGGCCGGGACTCGCCTGCGGGGGTGCTGCTCGTCGCGCGGGGGACGGGCGGCTGGTACGGCGAGAACGACCTCGACCTGGTCCGGGCGTTCGCCGCCCGGGCCGGCGCGGCGTTGACCACCGCGCTGCTCTACCGCGAACAGGCGGAGGTGGCCGACATGTTGCAGGCCAGCCTGTTGCCGGTCGAGCCGTCCGCGGCACCGGGCGTGCAGTGGGGTACGGCGTACCGTCCCGCTCAGGCCGGCCTGCGCATCGGCGGTGACTTCTACGGTTCCCACCGGTTGCCCGACGGCGGCTCGGTGTTCTTCCTCGGCGACGTCTCCGGTAAGGGTGTCGAGGCGGCGGTCTTCACCGGGCAGCTGCGGCAGTGCCTGCACGCGTTGCACCGGGTCGAGCAGCAGCCTGCCCGGCTGCTGCGGCTGCTCAACGACGCACTGCTGGAGACGACCCTGGCGCATGGTCAGGGCCGGTTTGCCACGATGGTGCTGGGGGTGGTCCGTCCGCACCGCGACGGTGGCCTGGGGCTGACGCTGGCCGGCGGCGGGCACCTGCCGCCGGTGGTGCTGCGTGCCTCAGGCGAGGTGGAGCAGTTGCCGTTGAACGGCATGCTCATCGGCGTGGTGCCGGATCCGCGCATCGGTCAGGTCTCCACGCGGCTCGCCCCTGGCGAAACCTGCCTGCTCTACAGCGACGGCGTCACCGAGGCGCGCGGCGGCCGGCGGGGCGAGGAGTTGTTCGGCGCCGACCGTCTCGTGCAGGCGCTCAGCGGGTGCCACCGGATGCCGGCGCCGGCGCTGGCCGAGCGGATCGAGCAGGTGACCTGCGACTGGTTGGCCCAGCGTGACCACGACGACATCGCGGTGCTCGCGCTGCGCGCCACCGGCGTCGCCAACCGCCCGCAACGGCATCTGCACGCCGTGCCGACCGTGACCGGGCCGGACCCGGAGGGGGCGGCGGCCCGGTGA